A genomic region of Sciurus carolinensis chromosome 7, mSciCar1.2, whole genome shotgun sequence contains the following coding sequences:
- the LOC124988087 gene encoding putative HLA class I histocompatibility antigen, alpha chain H isoform X1 yields the protein MKPRTLFLLLLGPLAPIQTWARSHSLRYFHTAVFRPDREEAFYTSVGYVDDTLFLRFDSNTSNPRVEPRAPWMEHEGPAFWEAQTQIAEAHEQKLRSNLRSTLSYYNQSEDGSHTFQWSSGCDLGPDGSFLRGYEEFAYDGADYISLNEDLRSWTAWVKAARITQHKWEDSGDAEHYRAYLQEECLEWLRRFLEKGKEKLLHTDPPKTHVAHHLNPEGDVTLRCWALGFYPKEITLTWQRDGEDQTQDMELVETRPAGDGTFQKWAAVVVPSGEEWRYTCHVHHEGLPEPLALRWESPSQFTIFVKGIVAGLVLLVTVVIGAMVAAVRQRRNAGNDSAQDSDAFLAL from the exons ATGAAGCCCAGAACCCTGTTCCTGCTGCTCTTGGGACCTCTAGCCCCGATCCAAACCTGGGCGA GGTCCCACTCCCTGCGTTATTTTCACACCGCGGTTTTCCGACCTGATCGCGAAGAGGCTTTTTATACCTCGGTGGGCTACGTTGACGACACCCTGTTTCTGCGCTTCGACAGCAACACCTCGAATCCGAGGGTGGAGCCGCGGGCTCCGTGGATGGAACATGAGGGGCCAGCGTTTTGGGAAGCGCAAACCCAAATTGCTGAGGCCCATGAGCAAAAATTGCGCtcgaaccttcgctccaccctcAGCTACTACAACCAGAGCGAGGACG GCTCTCACACCTTCCAGTGGAGTTCTGGCTGTGACCTTGGACCAGATGGAAGCTTCCTACGCGGATATGAAGAGTTTGCCTACGACGGTGCGGATTACATCTCCCTGAATGAGGACCTGCGCTCCTGGACCGCGTGGGTCAAGGCTGCTAGGATCACCCAGCACAAATGGGAGGATTCAGGGGATGCAGAGCATTACAGGGCCTACCTACAGGAGGAGTGCTTGGAGTGGCTCCGCAGATTcctggagaaaggaaaggagaagttgCTGCATACAG ATCCCCCCAAAACACATGTGGCCCACCATCTCAACCCTGAAGGAGATGTTACCCTGAGGTGCTGGGCCTTGGGCTTCTACCCCAAGGAGATCACTCTGACCTGGCAGAGGGATGGGGAGGACCAGACCCAGGACATGGAGCTTGTGGAGACCAGGCCTGCAGGGGATGGAACCTTCCAGAAGTGGGCAGCTGTGGTGGTGCCTTCTGGGGAGGAGTGGAGATACACATGCCATGTGCATCATGAGGGGCTGCCTGAGCCCCTGGCCCTGAGATGGG agTCACCTTCTCAGTTCACCATCTTTGTCAAGGGAATTGTTGCTGGCCTGGTTCTCCTTGTAACTGTGGTCATTGGAGCTATGGTGGCTGCAGTGAGGCAGAGGAGGAATGCAG GTAATGACAGTGCCCAGGACTCTGATGCTTTTCTGGCCCTATAA
- the LOC124988087 gene encoding H-2 class I histocompatibility antigen, Q10 alpha chain-like isoform X2: MKPRTLFLLLLGPLAPIQTWARSHSLRYFHTAVFRPDREEAFYTSVGYVDDTLFLRFDSNTSNPRVEPRAPWMEHEGPAFWEAQTQIAEAHEQKLRSNLRSTLSYYNQSEDGSHTFQWSSGCDLGPDGSFLRGYEEFAYDGADYISLNEDLRSWTAWVKAARITQHKWEDSGDAEHYRAYLQEECLEWLRRFLEKGKEKLLHTDPPKTHVAHHLNPEGDVTLRCWALGFYPKEITLTWQRDGEDQTQDMELVETRPAGDGTFQKWAAVVVPSGEEWRYTCHVHHEGLPEPLALRWGNDSAQDSDAFLAL, translated from the exons ATGAAGCCCAGAACCCTGTTCCTGCTGCTCTTGGGACCTCTAGCCCCGATCCAAACCTGGGCGA GGTCCCACTCCCTGCGTTATTTTCACACCGCGGTTTTCCGACCTGATCGCGAAGAGGCTTTTTATACCTCGGTGGGCTACGTTGACGACACCCTGTTTCTGCGCTTCGACAGCAACACCTCGAATCCGAGGGTGGAGCCGCGGGCTCCGTGGATGGAACATGAGGGGCCAGCGTTTTGGGAAGCGCAAACCCAAATTGCTGAGGCCCATGAGCAAAAATTGCGCtcgaaccttcgctccaccctcAGCTACTACAACCAGAGCGAGGACG GCTCTCACACCTTCCAGTGGAGTTCTGGCTGTGACCTTGGACCAGATGGAAGCTTCCTACGCGGATATGAAGAGTTTGCCTACGACGGTGCGGATTACATCTCCCTGAATGAGGACCTGCGCTCCTGGACCGCGTGGGTCAAGGCTGCTAGGATCACCCAGCACAAATGGGAGGATTCAGGGGATGCAGAGCATTACAGGGCCTACCTACAGGAGGAGTGCTTGGAGTGGCTCCGCAGATTcctggagaaaggaaaggagaagttgCTGCATACAG ATCCCCCCAAAACACATGTGGCCCACCATCTCAACCCTGAAGGAGATGTTACCCTGAGGTGCTGGGCCTTGGGCTTCTACCCCAAGGAGATCACTCTGACCTGGCAGAGGGATGGGGAGGACCAGACCCAGGACATGGAGCTTGTGGAGACCAGGCCTGCAGGGGATGGAACCTTCCAGAAGTGGGCAGCTGTGGTGGTGCCTTCTGGGGAGGAGTGGAGATACACATGCCATGTGCATCATGAGGGGCTGCCTGAGCCCCTGGCCCTGAGATGGG GTAATGACAGTGCCCAGGACTCTGATGCTTTTCTGGCCCTATAA